A part of Aegilops tauschii subsp. strangulata cultivar AL8/78 chromosome 2, Aet v6.0, whole genome shotgun sequence genomic DNA contains:
- the LOC109771499 gene encoding uncharacterized protein isoform X2: protein MYADQISTGRKRSIHDRLDADLAPDRGGADAAGRARNALSKRQRQTDDKWKHDLYRDDESASRSVDPRDLRFKLQRKSSQQGFAGQKGSEVRDLREMLSGTMHAQPSNVDPQKRKPVSEVVKVTRRENVDGRPVRLSKKVSKPSTSKKTSQPKAESPLDSFLKSLGLEKYSITFQAEEVDMAALRHMTESDLKALGIPMGPRKKITLALESRA from the exons ATGTATGCGGACCAGATCTCCACCGGCCGCAAGCGCTCCATCCATGACCGCCTTGACGCCGACCTCGCCCCCGACCGCGGCGGCGCGGACGCCGCCGGCCGGGCTCGTAACGCGCTGTCCAAGAG GCAACGACAAACTGATGATAAATGGAAGCATGATCTTTACCGGGATGATGAATCAGCTTCAA GATCAGTTGATCCACGGGATTTGCGATTCAAGCTTCAGAGGAAAAGCTCTCAGCAAGGGTTTGCTGGCCAAAAGGGTTCCGAGGTACGTGATCTACGTGAGATGTTATCTGGAACAATGCACGCACAACCATCAAATGTTGATCCTCAAAAGAGGAAACCGGTGTCAGAGGTTGTGAAAGTCACAAGGCGTGAAAATGTTGATGGAAGGCCTGTACGCCTAAGTAAGAAAGTATCAAAACCATCAACATCCAAGAAGACTTCTCAGCCAAAG GCTGAAAGTCCACTCGACAGTTTTCTGAAATCACTAGGACTTGAGAAGTATTCTATTACCTTCCAGGCGGAGGAG GTTGACATGGCGGCCCTACGTCACATGACTGAAAGCGATCTCAAGGCGTTGGGCATCCCGATG GGTCCTAGGAAGAAGATTACCCTTGCCTTGGAATCCAGAGCGTAG
- the LOC109771499 gene encoding uncharacterized protein isoform X1, which produces MYADQISTGRKRSIHDRLDADLAPDRGGADAAGRARNALSKRQRQTDDKWKHDLYRDDESASIDPRDLRFKLQRKSSQQGFAGQKGSEVRDLREMLSGTMHAQPSNVDPQKRKPVSEVVKVTRRENVDGRPVRLSKKVSKPSTSKKTSQPKAESPLDSFLKSLGLEKYSITFQAEEVDMAALRHMTESDLKALGIPMGPRKKITLALESRA; this is translated from the exons ATGTATGCGGACCAGATCTCCACCGGCCGCAAGCGCTCCATCCATGACCGCCTTGACGCCGACCTCGCCCCCGACCGCGGCGGCGCGGACGCCGCCGGCCGGGCTCGTAACGCGCTGTCCAAGAG GCAACGACAAACTGATGATAAATGGAAGCATGATCTTTACCGGGATGATGAATCAGCTTCAA TTGATCCACGGGATTTGCGATTCAAGCTTCAGAGGAAAAGCTCTCAGCAAGGGTTTGCTGGCCAAAAGGGTTCCGAGGTACGTGATCTACGTGAGATGTTATCTGGAACAATGCACGCACAACCATCAAATGTTGATCCTCAAAAGAGGAAACCGGTGTCAGAGGTTGTGAAAGTCACAAGGCGTGAAAATGTTGATGGAAGGCCTGTACGCCTAAGTAAGAAAGTATCAAAACCATCAACATCCAAGAAGACTTCTCAGCCAAAG GCTGAAAGTCCACTCGACAGTTTTCTGAAATCACTAGGACTTGAGAAGTATTCTATTACCTTCCAGGCGGAGGAG GTTGACATGGCGGCCCTACGTCACATGACTGAAAGCGATCTCAAGGCGTTGGGCATCCCGATG GGTCCTAGGAAGAAGATTACCCTTGCCTTGGAATCCAGAGCGTAG